A stretch of DNA from Deltaproteobacteria bacterium:
TGTTACTGGCGCTCCCATTGTCATACCTGCCCGAAAGACCGTTGTTTTCCGGCCAAGCCGCATCCTCAAGGATTGTCTCCATGGAAAGGCCAGCGAAGAAATACTACAGGATCGGGGAGGTCAGCAGACTGACCGGGGTTGAGCCCCATATCCTCCGGTACTGGGAGAGCGAGCTTCACATACGGCCGCAACGCGTGGCGCGGCAGAGACTTTACCGTGAAGAGGATATCAACCTCATACTGCGTGTAAAGGAGCTCCTTTACGAACAAGGCTATACCATCGCTGGTGCAAAGCGTCTTCTCGAAGGAGAAACTGCCTCAAGACAGGAAAAGATCTTTGCCAAATCCGTTACTACCCCCCGAAGTGACACGGAGCTGTTGCAGCTCATCAAAAAGGAGCTTGCCGCCATAAGGGATATGCTTGTAAAGCCATGACCGATATCTTGGACAACGCAACCTTTGAGAAACTAAAGGCCTTAAGGGGCCGCATCGATGCCATAGATACCGAGCTTCTTGCCCTTCTGCAGGAGCGGATACGGGTTGCCAGGCAGATCGGCGAGATCAAGCGCATGGCAAGCCGCCAGTTCCTCGATCCCGTTCGAGAAAAGGAAGTCATTACCCGCGTGCTCGAGAAAAACGAAGGTTTTTTCCCACCTGAGGGCCTTACGAGCATCTTCGGCGAGATCATTTCCGCATGCCGCAATGCCCAGCGTCCTGCTGTAGTGGGCTATCTGGGGCCTGAGACCACCTTCACCCACATGGCCGCAGTGAGGTTCTTCGGGACCGCGCCAGACTTTCAGCCCCTTGGTAACATCATCGAGGTCTTTGAGGAAGTCGAGCGGGAAAGGGTCGATTATGGGGTAGTGCCGGTGGAAAATTCCGTTGAAGGGACCGTGGCCCTCACCCTGGATGGCCTGCATGACTTTCGTGTGACCCTCTGCGGGGAGATTTTTCTGCCTATCTCCCACGATCTCATGAGCCAGAGCGGAAGGATAGACAAGGTGAGGAGGATCCTTTCCCATCCCCATGCCCTTGCCCAGTGTCGGCACTGGCTCCAGAGGCATCTTCCAGCCATTCCCACCGAGGAGGTGGTGAGCACGGCCCAGGCAGCCCGGTGGGCAGCCATCGATCCTTCAGTCGCTGCCATTGCAGGAAGGCTTGCAGCACAGACCTACGGCCTTGAGATCATCGCCAGACGCATCGAGGATTTTTCCGGAAACACCACCCGGTTTCTGATCCTCGGGCACCAGAGCCCAAGGCCG
This window harbors:
- a CDS encoding MerR family transcriptional regulator, with amino-acid sequence MERPAKKYYRIGEVSRLTGVEPHILRYWESELHIRPQRVARQRLYREEDINLILRVKELLYEQGYTIAGAKRLLEGETASRQEKIFAKSVTTPRSDTELLQLIKKELAAIRDMLVKP
- the pheA gene encoding prephenate dehydratase, with the translated sequence MTDILDNATFEKLKALRGRIDAIDTELLALLQERIRVARQIGEIKRMASRQFLDPVREKEVITRVLEKNEGFFPPEGLTSIFGEIISACRNAQRPAVVGYLGPETTFTHMAAVRFFGTAPDFQPLGNIIEVFEEVERERVDYGVVPVENSVEGTVALTLDGLHDFRVTLCGEIFLPISHDLMSQSGRIDKVRRILSHPHALAQCRHWLQRHLPAIPTEEVVSTAQAARWAAIDPSVAAIAGRLAAQTYGLEIIARRIEDFSGNTTRFLILGHQSPRPSGNDKTSLLLSLEDRPGSLYRLLEPLAERGINLTKIQSRPVKNEPWRYLFYVDISGHAEDPIVKQGIEAIRQGCTMLKVL